Proteins from a single region of Campylobacter sputorum:
- the rpmJ gene encoding 50S ribosomal protein L36, which translates to MKVRPSVKKMCDKCKIIKRKGVIRVICENPKHKQRQG; encoded by the coding sequence ATGAAAGTTCGTCCTTCTGTAAAGAAGATGTGTGACAAATGCAAGATCATTAAACGCAAAGGCGTGATTCGTGTAATTTGTGAAAATCCAAAACATAAGCAAAGACAAGGATAA
- the rpsM gene encoding 30S ribosomal protein S13, with translation MARIAGVDLPKKKRVEYGLTYIYGIGLFSSRKILDAVGISYDKRVADLSEDEAAAIRKEIQEHYMVEGDLRKSVAMDIKALMDLGNYRGLRHRKGLPVRGQKTKTNARTRKGKRKTVGAAAK, from the coding sequence ATGGCTCGTATTGCAGGTGTAGATTTACCAAAGAAAAAAAGGGTTGAATATGGGCTTACCTATATTTATGGTATAGGTCTTTTTTCATCAAGAAAAATTCTTGATGCAGTTGGAATTTCTTATGACAAAAGAGTTGCTGATTTGAGCGAAGATGAAGCTGCTGCTATAAGAAAAGAAATTCAAGAACACTATATGGTTGAAGGTGATCTTAGAAAAAGCGTAGCAATGGATATAAAAGCTTTGATGGATTTAGGTAACTATAGAGGTTTAAGACATAGAAAAGGTCTTCCTGTTCGTGGTCAAAAAACTAAGACAAACGCTAGAACTAGAAAAGGTAAGCGTAAAACTGTCGGTGCAGCGGCTAAATAA